From Anopheles arabiensis isolate DONGOLA chromosome 3, AaraD3, whole genome shotgun sequence, a single genomic window includes:
- the LOC120903382 gene encoding peptidyl-prolyl cis-trans isomerase sig-7: protein MSVVIETTIGDITVDLFLKERPRAALNFLKLCKLKYYNYNLFHTIQSDFIAQTGDPTGAGDGGSSVWGILEGAEKRYFEGESVPKIKHSEPGLLSMVNAGEHLIGSQFFFTLGPDLTSLDGRHTVIGEVTEGHEVLRKLNEVICDDRHRPYKDVRITHTVVLDDPFEDPRGFREPSRSPSPSAERLQGGRIAADEEIDDLGGKTEQEIAEMIAEREAKARATILEIVGDIPDADIAPPENVLFVCKLNPVTTDDDLQIIFSRFGKIVGCEVIRDKLTGDSLQYAFIEFENQKSCEDAYFKMDNVLIDDRRIHVDFSQSVSKIKWRGKGRGIEFKDGADKRSFKDYDRKKQQQQQTNRNGGGSNKRSNASPKREREREQEQKGRSRSDSGSRSRSRSRSRSKSRSKSRSQSRSRSRSRSRSRSRSRSGSRSRARKVDRRQRSRSRDHMRDRDRNRPPGRNAQESNRGRKPNLTERNSAYMEQRNGRDIRINQGMVDYKNRPYPNSFVQRNGPRDKNAPRGGGRSSRGALHWSDPLPPRRRSRSRDRRTRRSRSRSRSRDRRHSPPDRHAGSQRMHSREDRDRRQHYGERSARSPSYSRQSRADKEYGRGEPAKQDRSRPEAKPVKRRSSSSGSSRSGSSEPKEKRKRRSPSSNSVDSDSSSTSSSSSASDERAKKRKKKASKKKSKSSSKSSKKRKDSVSSDEGKHRKKSKGKKKKKKH from the coding sequence ATGTCGGTCGTAATCGAGACCACGATCGGCGACATCACGGTGGACCTGTTCCTGAAGGAGCGTCCCCGGGCCGCACTCAACTTCCTGAAGCTGTGCAAGCTGAAGTACTACAACTACAACCTGTTCCACACGATCCAGTCGGACTTTATTGCGCAGACGGGCGACCCGACCGGGGCCGGCGATGGCGGCTCGTCCGTGTGGGGCATCCTGGAGGGGGCGGAGAAGCGCTACTTCGAGGGTGAAAGCGTGCCGAAGATCAAACATTCCGAGCCCGGGCTGCTGTCGATGGTGAATGCGGGCGAGCATCTGATTGGGTCGCAGTTTTTCTTCACCCTCGGGCCGGACCTGACCTCGCTCGACGGGCGCCATACCGTGATCGGCGAGGTGACGGAGGGCCACGAGGTGCTGCGGAAGCTGAACGAGGTGATCTGCGACGACCGGCACCGGCCGTACAAGGATGTGCGCATCACGCACACGGTCGTGCTGGACGATCCGTTCGAGGATCCGCGCGGGTTCCGCGAACCGAGCCGGTCGCCCTCGCCGTCGGCCGAGCGGCTGCAGGGCGGCCGGATTGCGGCGGACGAGGAGATTGACGATCTGGGCGGCAAGACGGAGCAGGAGATTGCGGAAATGATTGCCGAGCGGGAGGCGAAAGCGCGGGCCACGATACTGGAGATCGTGGGCGACATCCCGGACGCGGACATTGCGCCGCCGGAGAACGTGCTGTTCGTGTGCAAGCTGAACCCGGTCACGACGGACGACGATCTGCAGATCATCTTCAGCCGGTTCGGCAAGATCGTCGGGTGCGAGGTGATACGGGACAAGCTGACCGGCGACTCGCTGCAGTACGCGTTCATCGAGTTCGAGAACCAAAAGTCGTGCGAGGACGCTTACTTTAAGATGGACAACGTGCTGATCGACGATCGCCGCATACACGTCGACTTTTCGCAGTCCGTATCGAAGATCAAGTGGCGCGGCAAGGGCCGGGGAATCGAGTTCAAGGATGGGGCCGATAAGCGGTCGTTCAAGGATTACGATCgtaaaaagcagcagcagcagcaaacgaatCGTAACGGAGGCGGATCCAACAAGCGGTCGAATGCTTCGCCGAAAAGGGAACGTGAGCGGGAGCAGGAACAGAAGGGGCGCTCCCGGTCCGATTCAGGATCTCGTTCCCGATCACGTTCTCGATCGCGTTCCAAATCGCGCTCCAAATCGCGTTCCCAATCGCGTTCCAGATCTCGTTCTAGGTCTCGTTCCAGATCCCGCTCCAGGTCCGGGTCTCGTTCGCGTGCCAGAAAGGTGGACCGTCGTCAGCGTAGCCGTTCGCGCGACCATATGCGCGATCGGGATAGAAACCGCCCTCCGGGACGCAACGCACAGGAGAGCAATCGTGGCCGAAAGCCGAACCTGACCGAACGCAACTCCGCCTACATGGAGCAGCGCAACGGGCGAGACATTCGCATCAACCAGGGCATGGTGGATTACAAAAACCGTCCCTATCCCAACAGCTTCGTGCAGCGTAACGGGCCGCGCGATAAGAATGCACCGCGCGGCGGCGGTCGCTCATCGCGGGGCGCTTTGCATTGGTCCGATCCACTACCACCGCGGCGTCGGTCTCGCTCGAGGGATAGACGCACGAGACGGTCCCGTAGTCGGTCGCGGTCGCGTGACCGTCGCCACAGCCCACCCGACCGGCACGCCGGTAGTCAGAGGATGCATTCGCGCGAGGACAGGGACCGCCGGCAGCATTACGGCGAGCGGTCGGCTCGAAGCCCCTCGTACAGCCGGCAGTCCCGGGCGGATAAGGAGTACGGGCGTGGCGAGCCGGCGAAACAGGATCGGTCGCGACCGGAAGCGAAACCAGTGAAGCGACGATCGTCCAGCAGCGGCTCTTCGAGGAGCGGCAGCAGCGAGCCGAAGGAGAAGAGGAAACGTAGAAGCCCGTCGTCGAATTCGGTGGACTCGGACAGTTCCTCCACCTCCAGCTCGTCCAGCGCGTCGGACGAACGGGCTAAGAAGCGCAAGAAGAAAGCGTCGAAAAAGAAAtcgaagagcagcagcaaatcgaGCAAGAAGCGGAAGGACTCCGTTTCCTCGGACGAGGGAAAGCACCGGAAGAAGTCGaaggggaagaagaagaaaaagaagcattaA
- the LOC120902852 gene encoding oocyte zinc finger protein XlCOF28-like: MEMDDTNESKRKIPAYYYLQPSKNGDEEAEEELYDSNGTHITSDYLNDVVAETMSDRYTVVQDSPSDKGPHYKCNECEKLLPNTGHLIAHMVVHTGENPYVCSLCQRSFANSTRLKLHLKVHCIKKLHPGLTVTRITKTVPATPSIPSTNMEVDVDQTSPTVKVATFRCIECEEILPKDTLYRHMKQHLHDKNIFAQKPHQCSRCGDAFAKVSTLESHQESCQASPIKVSSEVDLVPINKQEPCSSLKKQIEANPILSGLLLREQKEPPISVTTIELEQAEEKPRIKVEEDSSKTDELHNLLKTELDQLEEFNSEPEQQMEEFLPATTSTAEQPVSAITNSSSSGIGFVISSVATVDQKFLEDLAQMELQARSPELEEIGPADELPEMSATPATGLGSFGNPLTSTTCTLCGKSFSEPFGLRQHMRIMHADTKPFKCPECRKRFAKEQAMLIHLRVHISNRPFMCIVCYKTFTRATALNGHLSSHSHDSLKCFACLEMLPNVQKYAQHIELNHPEFPEVLYRIRAEKPEHERTKLLRRLLLQHQAAPSAIGREATSHTNQ; the protein is encoded by the coding sequence ATGGAGATGGATGATACGAACGAGTCGAAACGCAAAATACCTGCCTACTACTACTTGCAGCCATCGAAGAATGGTGACGAAGAAGCGGAGGAGGAACTGTACGATTCCAACGGGACACACATCACCTCCGATTACCTGAACGATGTCGTGGCCGAAACCATGTCGGACCGGTACACGGTGGTGCAGGACTCCCCCTCCGACAAAGGCCCACACTACAAGTGTAACGAGTGTGAAAAGCTGCTGCCCAACACGGGCCACCTGATAGCGCACATGGTGGTGCACACCGGGGAAAATCCGTACGTGTGCAGCCTCTGCCAGCGTTCGTTCGCCAACTCGACACGGCTCAAGCTGCACCTGAAGGTGCACTGCATCAAAAAGCTTCACCCCGGGTTGACGGTAACGCGCATAACGAAAACCGTTCCAGCGACCCCCTCCATACCGAGCACGAACATGGAGGTGGATGTGGACCAAACGTCACCCACGGTAAAGGTGGCCACCTTCCGCTGCATCGAGTGCGAAGAGATACTCCCGAAGGACACGCTTTACCGGCATATGAAGCAGCACCTGCACGATAAGAACATTTTCGCCCAAAAGCCGCACCAATGCAGCCGGTGTGGGGATGCGTTTGCGAAGGTTTCGACACTGGAGAGCCACCAGGAAAGCTGCCAAGCGTCCCCAATAAAGGTGTCCTCGGAGGTGGATCTGGTGCCAATCAACAAGCAGGAGCCTTGTTCGAGTTTAAAGAAGCAGATCGAAGCGAATCCCATCCTATCCGGGTTGCTGTTACGCGAGCAAAAGGAACCACCCATCTCCGTTACGACGATCGAGCTGGAACAGGCAGAGGAGAAACCACGCATCAAAGTAGAAGAAGATTCCTCCAAGACTGATGAGCTACACAATCTGCTTAAAACGGAGCTAGATCAGCTGGAGGAGTTCAACTCCGAGCCGGAACAGCAAATGGAAGAGTTTCTCCCTGCGACCACCAGCACCGCAGAGCAGCCGGTCAGTGCCATAAcgaacagcagtagcagtggaATCGGCTTCGTCATCAGCTCGGTCGCAACTGTGGACCAAAAGTTCCTCGAAGATCTCGCCCAAATGGAACTGCAGGCCCGCTCACCCGAGCTGGAGGAGATTGGGCCGGCCGACGAGCTACCGGAAATGTCCGCCACACCCGCGACAGGGCTCGGTAGCTTTGGCAATCCGCTCACCTCAACGACGTGCACGCTGTGCGGCAAAAGCTTCAGCGAACCGTTTGGTCTCCGCCAGCATATGCGCATAATGCACGCCGACACGAAACCGTTCAAATGTCCGGAGTGTCGCAAACGGTTCGCCAAAGAGCAGGCCATGCTGATACATCTGCGCGTGCACATCAGCAATCGTCCGTTCATGTGCATCGTGTGCTACAAAACGTTCACCCGGGCCACGGCACTGAACGGCCACCTGTCGTCGCATTCGCACGATTCGCTCAAATGCTTCGCCTGCCTGGAGATGCTGCCGAACGTGCAGAAGTACGCGCAGCACATCGAGCTGAATCATCCCGAGTTTCCGGAGGTGCTGTACCGCATACGGGCGGAAAAGCCGGAACACGAGCGAACGAAGCTGCTGAGGAGGCTGCTGCTTCAGCACCAAGCAGCTCCATCGGCCATCGGCCGTGAAGCGACATCACATACCAACCAGTAG
- the LOC120902851 gene encoding putative uncharacterized protein DDB_G0271606: MATANAAVVVPPVPAADDQDYQESDKTRASNAEDFPNFRDFQIVKMVQHFRVVTDGSQEQLRLGFKCKTCGTTFNKTMQLLGHIRLHFEDEHTCRDCGKYFFDPNKLQVHIKAKHTINMLKCQLGCPRYSTPSFKCLQLHYERFHFVKIRMRELRKMDEAIRNGGTVMTQIISKKQQRKQLRTLEALRSGSSGEDSQGAEGPYEGEEEDMEQQQEEDEEEEEQAGEDEEVEEEQQPVPQPQQQQQQQQPQQQQLLQPQIHLQQIQIQQPQLIHQLQPQQQYVIQTVEPVAVAAAPEEEDDGYDDDDDGSEKVLSETAEENALYDDQMQCCVCGAIFEEEQQLEQHENSHTAPLECSFCSMTFLQLPDIRAHYQARHQAISRPSQQYVIAHPSGSLVQQQALHQIVHNPHQLQHDQQQQQQHQQQPQIQQTAQFIPSAANGAMTTMLVMQNGMLIPVHAIDSAQLTAVNPYQHQQAPTTTLTPIAQSPQIAWPITATPIATTHHHHHQQQQQILPPVHNQIEIIPLHSSPQAGGGGGAAGGGAQHHSIIASIGTSPQQQQQQTQTLTPIQLSIKDASGNVIGGGGTAPNATGGYVINQIASIDPSYLKQIDPVLHQQQQQQQPQQQIHAQWHTSAQPQQQFHS, translated from the exons atggcaACGGCAAATGCAGCGGTCGTTGTTCCACCAGTGCCGGCTGCCGACGACCAGGACTACCAAGAGTCGGACAAAACGCGTGCCTCCAATGCGGAAGATTTTCCCAACTTTCGCGACTTCCAGATCGTCAAGATGGTGCAGCACTTTCGCGTCGTGACCGACGGGTCGCAGGAGCAGCTGCGCCTCGGGTTCAAGTGCAAAACGTGCGGCACCACGTTCAACAAAACGATGCAGCTGCTCGGCCACATACGGCTCCACTTCGAGGACGAGCATACGTGCCGGGACTGTGGGAAGTACTTTTTCGACCCGAACAAGCTGCAGGTCCACATCAA AGCGAAACACACGATCAACATGCTAAAGTGCCAGCTCGGATGTCCCCGCTATTCGACGCCCAGCTTCAAATGCCTTCAGCTGCACTACGAGCGGTTCCATTTCGTGAAGATACGCATGCGAGAGCTGCGCAAAATGGACGAAGCGATCCGGAACGGGGGCACCGTCATGACGCAGATCATTTCGAAGAAGCAACAGCGCAAACAGCTGCGCACGCTGGAAGCGTTGCGCTCCGGGTCGAGCGGAGAGGATTCGCAAGGGGCGGAAGGTCCGTACGAGGGCGAGGAGGAGGATAtggaacagcagcaggaggaggatgaggaggaggaggagcaagCCGGAGAAGATGAGGAAGTCGAGGAGGAACAGCAACCAGTACcccagccgcagcagcagcagcagcaacagcaaccacagcaacaacagttaCTGCAGCCACAGATACACCTACAGCAGATACAGATCCAGCAACCACAGCTAATACATCAGCTGCAGCCACAGCAACAGTACGTGATACAAACGGTCGAGCCGGtcgcggtagcagcagcaccggagGAGGAAGACGACGGctacgatgacgatgatgacggtaGCGAAAAGGTGCTGTCGGAAACGGCGGAAGAGAACGCACTGTACGACGACCAGATGCAGTGTTGCGTTTGCGGCGCCATCTTcgaggaggagcagcagctggaGCAGCACGAAAACTCGCACACCGCTCCGCTCGAGTGTAGCTTCTGTAGCATGACCTTCCTGCAGCTGCCGGACATACGGGCCCACTACCAGGCGCGCCATCAGGCCATCAGCCGACCGTCGCAGCAGTACGTGATTGCTCACCCGAGCGGGTCTCTGGTGCAGCAGCAAGCTTTACACCAAATCGTACACAATCCACACCAGCTGCAgcacgaccagcagcagcaacagcagcaccagcagcagccgcagatCCAGCAAACGGCGCAATTCATTCCGAGCGCAGCGAACGGCGCCATGACGACGATGCTGGTGATGCAGAACGGCATGCTCATACCGGTGCACGCGATCGACAGTGCGCAGCTGACGGCGGTGAATCCGTACCAGCATCAGCAGGCTCCCACCACCACGCTAACACCGATCGCCCAAAGCCCCCAAATAGCGTGGCCCATAACGGCAACACCGATAGCGACgacccaccatcaccaccaccagcagcagcagcagatcctTCCGCCGGTTCACAATCAGATCGAAATCATCCCGCTCCACAGCAGTCCGCAagccggtggtggcggtggtgctgctggtggtggagcaCAGCATCACAGCATCATCGCCTCGATCGGGACatcaccgcagcagcagcagcagcagacgcaaACGCTTACCCCGATTCAGCTGAGCATTAAGGATGCGAGCGGCAATGTGATTGGAGGTGGCGGGACGGCACCAAACGCAACCGGGGGCTACGTTATCAATCAGATTGCATCGATCGATCCAAGCTATCTGAAGCAGATCGATCCAGTGttacaccagcaacagcagcagcagcaaccgcaacaGCAAATACATGCCCAGTGGCATACATCGGCCCAGCCGCAGCAACAGTTTCATTCGTAG
- the LOC120901448 gene encoding clavesin-2-like, producing the protein MSDICDFEWSNNRYRHNLTISELKLGFNRNEPTDRSRALIALKELIGASRDYALKDKSCFQDDEFLFRFLYARKFNVNEAFQLIINYHAYRQRNAAILQRLSVLDETIQIALRDGFPGVLPNRDRRGRKVLVFFTANWDYASYSLVTVYRAMLLTVEKLLEDKQNQANGFIAIVDWTNFTFRQSSNLNPKVLKLMIEGLQDCFPVRFKAIHFIGQPWYVEAALAVIRPFLKEKTRDRIKLHGSNLSTLHDCVARDILPTELGGEGPTFNPLNWYHELLESSQTVTKPAPSYCLSQTQIYTKTPAQFVPVVGKGKGADLSPAPSRSPSPPSSLSASNGAEFLKAATKAAAVKIGVLTAKANDPATNTLLGVTAGAGGCEL; encoded by the exons atgtCTGACATTTGCGATTTTGAGTGGTCAAACAATCGGTACCGGCACAATCTCACCATCTCGGAGCTAAAGCTCGGCTTCAACCGGAacgaaccgaccgaccgaagtCGCGCCCTGATCGCCCTCAAAGAGCTGATCGGAGCGAGCCGCGATTACGCACTCAAGGACAAATCCTGCTTCCAGGACGACGAGTTCCTGTTCCGCTTCCTGTACGCGCGCAAATTCAACGTGAACGAAGCGTTCCAGCTCATCATCAACTATCATGCCTACCGGCAGCGCAACGCCGCCATCCTGCAGCGGCTCTCGGTGCTGGACGAAACGATACAGATCGCACTGCGGGACGGGTTCCCGGGTGTGCTGCCGAACCGGGACCGGCGGGGCCGCAAGGTGCTGGTGTTCTTTACCGCCAACTGGGACTACGCGTCCTACTCCCTAGTCACCGTGTACCGGGCGATGCTGCTCACGGTCGAGAAGCTGCTCGAGGACAAGCAGAACCAGGCGAACGGGTTCATCGCGATCGTCGACTGGACCAACTTCACCTTCCGCCAGTCGTCCAACCTCAACCCGAAGGTGTTGAAGCTGATGATCGAGGGCCTGCAG GACTGCTTCCCGGTACGGTTCAAGGCGATCCACTTCATCGGCCAACCGTGGTACGTCGAGGCCGCCCTAGCCGTCATCCGACCCTTCCTGAAGGAGAAGACGCGCGATCGGATAAAGCTGCACGGCAGCAACCTGTCCACGCTGCACGACTGCGTCGCCCGGGACATCCTGCCGACGGAGCTGGGGGGCGAGGGACCAACGTTTAATCCACTCAACTGGTACCACGAGCTGCTCGAATCGAGCCAAACCGTCACCAAGCCGGCCCCCTCGTACTGTCTCAGCCAGACGCAGATCTACACCAAAACACCTGCCCAGTTTGTGCCGGTCGTTGGCAAGGGCAAGGGTGCGGATCTATCGCCCGCCCCGTCCCGCTCACCGTCGCCACCGTCCTCGCTTTCGGCCTCGAATGGGGCCGAGTTCCTGAAGGCTGCCACCAAGGCGGCCGCCGTCAAGATCGGTGTGCTGACGGCGAAAGCGAACGATCCGGCCACCAACACGCTGCTGGGCGTGACGGCCGGTGCCGGCGGTTGTGAGTTGTGA